One Streptomyces sp. NBC_00554 DNA segment encodes these proteins:
- a CDS encoding PDZ domain-containing protein gives MPRRTATMLASTLILIALLCAGVFIKVPYSEMSPGPTVNTLGDHDGEPVLQITGHKTYPATGNLNMTTVRVTSADYNMNLVEAVYGWLAHDNKVVPHDTLYPDGKTEEQSTQENAEEFSQSQESAKVAALKELKIPVQSWVIVSTVVKDSPAEGELHAGDVIKAVDGTAVKAPGDVADLVTKHKPGEKVVFTIVPAKAQAAAEKENKTATETEDITITTKKSDDDGEERAIVGISAGTDHTFPFTIDIKLADVGGPSAGLMFALGIVDKLTPGNLTGGKFVAGTGTIDDAGKVGPIGGIEMKTVGAREKGAQYFLTPADNCAAAAKDTPEGLKLVKVNTMDDAMSALKDISSGKTSDLPKCSTK, from the coding sequence ATGCCACGCCGCACCGCGACGATGCTCGCCTCCACCCTGATCCTGATCGCGCTCCTCTGCGCGGGAGTGTTCATCAAAGTGCCGTACTCGGAGATGTCGCCGGGCCCGACCGTGAACACGCTGGGCGATCACGACGGCGAGCCGGTGCTGCAGATCACCGGGCACAAGACCTACCCGGCCACCGGGAATCTCAATATGACGACCGTCCGGGTCACCAGCGCCGACTACAACATGAACCTCGTGGAAGCGGTCTACGGCTGGCTGGCGCACGACAACAAGGTGGTCCCGCACGACACGCTCTACCCCGACGGAAAGACGGAGGAGCAGTCGACGCAGGAGAACGCCGAGGAGTTCAGCCAGTCCCAGGAGAGCGCCAAGGTCGCGGCCCTCAAGGAGCTGAAGATCCCGGTGCAGTCCTGGGTGATCGTCTCCACGGTCGTCAAGGACTCCCCGGCCGAGGGCGAGCTGCACGCCGGAGACGTGATCAAGGCCGTCGACGGTACGGCGGTGAAGGCACCCGGCGACGTCGCGGACCTGGTCACCAAGCACAAGCCGGGCGAGAAGGTCGTCTTCACCATCGTGCCCGCCAAGGCCCAGGCCGCCGCCGAGAAGGAGAACAAGACGGCGACCGAGACCGAGGACATCACGATCACCACCAAGAAGTCCGACGACGACGGTGAGGAGCGTGCCATCGTCGGCATCTCCGCCGGGACCGACCACACCTTCCCGTTCACCATCGACATCAAGCTCGCCGACGTCGGCGGACCGAGCGCGGGACTGATGTTCGCGCTCGGCATCGTGGACAAGCTCACCCCGGGCAACCTCACCGGCGGCAAGTTCGTGGCCGGCACCGGCACCATCGACGACGCCGGCAAGGTCGGCCCGATCGGCGGCATCGAGATGAAGACCGTCGGCGCGCGGGAGAAGGGCGCCCAGTACTTCCTGACGCCCGCGGACAACTGCGCGGCCGCCGCGAAGGACACCCCCGAGGGGCTCAAGCTCGTCAAGGTCAACACCATGGACGACGCGATGAGCGCCCTCAAGGACATCAGCTCCGGCAAGACTTCCGACCTGCCGAAGTGCAGCACCAAATAG
- a CDS encoding molybdenum cofactor biosynthesis protein MoaE yields the protein MAPTFDHPGEQGAQDPIRLIAVREEPLSLDEVFRAVGDDAAGGTALFVGTVRNHDGGADVDELGYSCHPSAEAEMRRVAEKVVAEYPVRALAAVHRIGDLSVGDLAVVVAVSCPHRGEAFEACRKLIDDLKHEVPIWKHQKFSDGTEEWVGAC from the coding sequence ATGGCACCTACCTTTGACCATCCCGGTGAGCAGGGCGCGCAGGATCCTATTCGGCTGATCGCGGTTCGTGAGGAGCCGTTGTCTCTCGATGAGGTCTTTCGGGCCGTGGGGGACGACGCCGCCGGGGGGACGGCGCTGTTCGTGGGGACGGTGCGGAATCATGACGGGGGTGCCGACGTCGATGAGCTGGGGTATTCGTGTCACCCCAGTGCCGAGGCGGAGATGCGGCGGGTCGCCGAGAAGGTGGTCGCCGAGTACCCGGTGCGTGCGCTGGCCGCTGTTCACCGGATCGGGGATCTGAGTGTCGGGGATCTCGCTGTCGTCGTCGCCGTGTCGTGCCCGCATCGGGGTGAGGCGTTCGAGGCGTGCCGAAAGCTCATCGACGACCTGAAGCACGAAGTGCCGATCTGGAAGCATCAGAAGTTCTCGGACGGTACGGAGGAGTGGGTGGGGGCCTGCTGA
- a CDS encoding SDR family oxidoreductase, translated as MSSPDPQVRAARNHSTSPPARGPVVAVTGAASGVGALLTERLAASEEIKQVIAIDERRGECAAAQWHILDVRDPVIAEKLRGADVVVHLALDLDLESDAAARTAYNVRGTQTVLTAAAAAGVHRVVLCTSAMVYGALPDNELPLSEDAELRATAEATGVGDLLEIERLARRAPRAHPGLNVTVVRPAVLVGGTDTALTRYFESPRLLVVAGSRPAWQFCHVEDLCSALEYAVVEKVEGELAVGCDGWLEQEEVEELSGIRRMELPSAVALGAAARLHRIGLTPSPAGDLAYTMYPWVVSGSRLHDAGWRPQWTNEEVLAELLEEVAGRHTVVGRRLGRKDATAAGAAGATVALLGAAAVVRRARKARRRI; from the coding sequence GTGAGTTCCCCAGATCCGCAGGTTCGCGCAGCGCGAAACCACTCAACCAGCCCGCCCGCGCGCGGGCCCGTCGTCGCGGTCACCGGCGCCGCGTCCGGCGTGGGCGCGCTGCTCACCGAGCGGCTCGCCGCCAGCGAGGAGATCAAGCAGGTCATCGCCATCGACGAGCGGCGCGGCGAGTGCGCCGCCGCCCAGTGGCACATCCTCGACGTCCGCGACCCGGTGATCGCCGAGAAACTGCGCGGCGCGGACGTCGTCGTACACCTCGCGCTCGACCTCGATCTCGAGTCGGACGCGGCGGCGCGGACGGCGTACAACGTCCGGGGGACGCAGACCGTGCTCACGGCTGCCGCCGCGGCCGGGGTGCACCGGGTCGTGCTGTGTACCTCCGCGATGGTCTACGGAGCACTGCCGGACAACGAACTGCCCCTCTCCGAAGACGCCGAATTGCGGGCGACGGCCGAGGCCACGGGCGTGGGTGACCTGCTGGAGATCGAGCGGCTCGCCCGGCGGGCGCCGCGCGCGCATCCGGGACTCAATGTCACCGTCGTACGGCCCGCTGTGCTGGTCGGCGGCACCGATACGGCTCTGACCAGGTACTTCGAGTCGCCGCGGCTGCTTGTGGTGGCGGGGTCGCGGCCCGCGTGGCAGTTCTGTCACGTCGAGGACCTGTGCAGCGCTCTGGAGTACGCCGTCGTGGAGAAGGTCGAGGGCGAGCTGGCCGTCGGGTGCGACGGGTGGCTGGAGCAGGAGGAGGTCGAGGAGCTGAGCGGGATCCGGCGGATGGAGCTGCCGTCCGCGGTCGCTCTTGGGGCGGCTGCTCGGCTGCACCGGATCGGGCTCACTCCTTCGCCTGCCGGCGATCTGGCGTACACGATGTATCCCTGGGTCGTGAGCGGGAGCCGGCTGCATGACGCCGGGTGGCGGCCCCAGTGGACCAACGAGGAGGTCCTCGCGGAGCTGCTGGAGGAGGTCGCGGGGCGGCACACCGTGGTCGGGCGGCGGCTTGGGCGCAAGGATGCGACTGCGGCGGGGGCCGCGGGGGCGACGGTTGCGCTGTTGGGGGCGGCTGCGGTGGTGCGGCGGGCGCGGAAGGCTCGGCGGCGGATTTGA
- a CDS encoding zinc-dependent metalloprotease — protein MSDTPFGFGLPPEEPENGDEGKKKDQESGGGQGPANPFGFGGFPGAGGPGADNPLAAMFGSMNPNDLGAAFQQLGQMLSYEGGPVNWDMAKQIARQTVSQGTSDGIKDASIGPAERTAVEEAVRLADLWLDDATSLPSGAGSAVAWSRAEWVEATLPVWKELVDPVAERVGAAMGDVLPEEMQAMAGPLIGMMRSMGGAMFGTQIGQAVGVLAGEVVGSSDIGLPLGPAGKAALLPLNIESFGKDLSVPQEEVRLYLALREAAHQRLFAHVPWLRSHLFGAVEGYARGIKVDTAKLEDVVGQFDPQNPEELQNALQQGMFQPEDTPEQKAALARLETALALVEGWVDAVVHAAAKPRLTSADALRETLRRRRASGGPAEQTFATLIGLELRPRRLRDASRLWASLTDARGVDGRDGLWAHPDMLPTASDLDDPDGFVHREQLDFSEIDKMLGEAASGSDSGSGSGDKPNLKKNDEKGDEKGDDSE, from the coding sequence GTGAGTGACACCCCATTCGGATTCGGCCTTCCGCCGGAGGAGCCGGAGAACGGCGACGAGGGCAAGAAGAAGGACCAGGAGAGCGGCGGTGGTCAGGGACCGGCCAACCCGTTCGGTTTCGGGGGATTCCCCGGAGCCGGCGGCCCCGGCGCCGACAATCCGCTCGCAGCAATGTTCGGTTCCATGAACCCCAACGACCTGGGCGCCGCGTTCCAGCAGCTGGGCCAGATGCTCTCGTACGAGGGCGGGCCGGTGAATTGGGACATGGCCAAGCAGATCGCCCGCCAGACGGTCTCCCAGGGCACCTCTGACGGCATCAAGGACGCGAGCATCGGCCCCGCCGAGCGCACCGCGGTCGAGGAGGCCGTCCGTCTGGCCGACCTGTGGCTGGACGACGCGACCTCCCTGCCGTCCGGCGCGGGCTCCGCCGTGGCCTGGAGCCGCGCGGAGTGGGTCGAGGCGACCCTGCCCGTGTGGAAAGAGCTCGTCGACCCGGTCGCCGAGCGTGTCGGCGCGGCCATGGGCGATGTCCTGCCTGAGGAGATGCAGGCCATGGCGGGCCCGCTCATCGGCATGATGCGCTCCATGGGCGGCGCCATGTTCGGCACGCAGATCGGCCAGGCCGTGGGCGTGCTCGCGGGCGAGGTCGTCGGTTCCAGCGACATCGGCCTGCCGCTCGGCCCGGCCGGCAAGGCCGCGCTGCTGCCGCTGAACATCGAGTCGTTCGGCAAGGACCTGAGCGTCCCCCAGGAGGAGGTGCGGCTCTATCTCGCCCTGCGCGAGGCCGCCCACCAGCGCCTCTTCGCGCACGTGCCGTGGCTGCGCTCGCACCTGTTCGGCGCGGTCGAGGGCTACGCGCGCGGGATCAAGGTCGACACGGCCAAGCTGGAGGACGTGGTCGGCCAGTTCGACCCGCAGAACCCGGAGGAGCTCCAGAACGCACTCCAGCAGGGCATGTTCCAGCCGGAGGACACTCCGGAGCAGAAGGCCGCGCTGGCCCGTCTGGAGACGGCTCTCGCGCTCGTCGAGGGCTGGGTGGACGCGGTCGTGCACGCGGCCGCCAAGCCGCGCCTCACGTCCGCCGACGCGCTGCGTGAGACGCTGCGCCGCCGTCGCGCCTCGGGCGGCCCCGCCGAGCAGACCTTCGCCACGCTGATCGGCCTGGAGTTGCGCCCGCGCCGCCTGAGGGACGCCTCGCGCCTGTGGGCCTCGCTCACCGACGCGCGCGGGGTCGACGGCCGGGACGGCCTGTGGGCCCACCCGGACATGCTCCCGACGGCGTCCGACCTGGACGACCCGGACGGCTTCGTGCACCGCGAGCAGCTGGACTTCTCGGAGATCGACAAGATGCTCGGCGAGGCGGCGAGCGGCTCCGATTCCGGTTCCGGTTCCGGCGACAAGCCGAATCTGAAGAAGAACGACGAAAAGGGCGACGAAAAGGGCGACGACTCCGAGTGA
- a CDS encoding NUDIX hydrolase → MSLYDDAVLVLKSYEDQEELRQAYLDHLAAHPDGMWKACTAGHITASALVIDPEQGRVLLTLHKKLRMWLQMGGHCEPADATLEVAALREATEESGITGLSLLPGGPVRLDRHPIPPPCHCHFDVQYAVVAAPGAVQEISDESLDLRWFAYDEVAGVADESVLRLLEATRARL, encoded by the coding sequence GTGAGCCTGTACGACGACGCGGTCCTCGTACTCAAGAGCTACGAGGACCAGGAAGAGCTGCGCCAGGCGTACCTGGACCATCTGGCCGCACATCCGGACGGCATGTGGAAGGCCTGCACGGCCGGGCACATCACGGCGAGCGCCCTCGTGATCGATCCCGAGCAGGGCCGCGTACTGCTGACCCTCCACAAGAAGCTGCGCATGTGGCTCCAGATGGGTGGTCACTGCGAGCCGGCGGACGCCACGCTGGAGGTCGCGGCTCTGCGTGAGGCGACGGAGGAGTCGGGCATCACGGGTCTCAGTCTGCTGCCGGGCGGTCCGGTGCGCCTTGACCGGCATCCGATCCCGCCGCCGTGCCACTGCCACTTCGACGTCCAGTACGCGGTCGTGGCGGCACCGGGAGCCGTGCAGGAGATCAGCGACGAGTCGCTCGACCTGCGCTGGTTCGCGTACGACGAGGTCGCGGGCGTGGCCGACGAGTCGGTCCTGCGACTCCTGGAAGCGACCCGCGCACGGCTGTGA
- a CDS encoding AIM24 family protein: protein MQSPLFGYNEQQTQDRYSLQNSQMLRVVLEGHDDILARKGTMVAYQGLVEFDAEYQNSGQQRSRAYTGEGLDLMRCHGQGTVYLANLAQHVHVVDVDQDGLTVDSSYVLAMDSSLHHEVIAVDSQYGISGSGKYQLNITGRGKVALMTSGMPLLMQVTPDKYVNCDADAIVAWSTSLRVQMQAQTHSSGVFRRRGNTGEGWELSFLGQGYALVQPSELLPPQNAVIGQGVRAQYGMGQQGVHAQNQGNAWS, encoded by the coding sequence ATGCAGAGCCCGCTTTTCGGCTACAACGAACAGCAGACCCAGGATCGCTACAGCCTGCAGAACTCGCAGATGCTGCGCGTGGTCCTGGAGGGTCACGACGACATCCTCGCGCGCAAGGGCACCATGGTCGCGTACCAGGGGCTCGTCGAGTTCGACGCCGAGTACCAGAACAGCGGCCAGCAGCGGTCGCGTGCGTACACCGGCGAGGGTCTCGACCTGATGCGCTGCCACGGGCAGGGGACGGTCTACCTGGCGAACCTCGCCCAGCACGTGCACGTGGTCGACGTGGACCAGGACGGTCTCACCGTCGACAGCAGCTACGTGCTGGCGATGGACTCCTCGCTGCACCACGAGGTCATCGCCGTGGACAGCCAGTACGGCATCTCCGGCTCCGGCAAGTACCAGCTCAACATCACGGGGCGCGGCAAGGTCGCGCTGATGACCTCCGGGATGCCGCTGCTGATGCAGGTCACGCCGGACAAGTACGTCAACTGCGACGCCGACGCGATCGTGGCCTGGTCCACGAGCCTGCGTGTGCAGATGCAGGCCCAGACCCACTCCTCCGGAGTGTTTCGGCGCCGTGGCAACACGGGCGAAGGCTGGGAACTCAGCTTCCTGGGACAGGGCTACGCACTCGTCCAGCCGAGTGAACTGTTGCCGCCGCAGAACGCCGTGATCGGCCAGGGGGTGCGTGCCCAGTACGGCATGGGGCAGCAGGGCGTGCACGCGCAGAACCAGGGCAACGCCTGGAGCTGA
- a CDS encoding AIM24 family protein → MNQPLSGFAPAPVTARMENHGNHMLKVAMQTGNDLLARVGSMVAYEGFVQYEPNPPAVRQIARDWATGEGAPLMKASGDGLLYLADYGANVVVINLNGDAISVNATNLLAFDAHLTWGVERVKGLAKFAGQGLWNTKISGQGWVALTSRGKPIVVDCGGGEDETYVDPDALVAWSPNLKVKGKRSFKAQSLIGRGSGEAFQMAFSGTGIVVVQPSEDSTDRLRVRG, encoded by the coding sequence ATGAACCAGCCACTCTCGGGCTTCGCCCCGGCACCTGTCACTGCGCGTATGGAGAACCACGGCAACCACATGCTGAAGGTCGCCATGCAGACCGGAAACGACCTCCTCGCGCGCGTGGGGTCGATGGTCGCCTACGAAGGGTTCGTCCAGTACGAGCCCAACCCGCCCGCCGTACGCCAGATCGCCCGCGACTGGGCCACCGGTGAGGGCGCGCCTCTGATGAAGGCCTCCGGCGACGGCCTGCTCTACCTCGCCGACTACGGGGCGAACGTCGTCGTCATCAACCTCAACGGGGACGCGATCTCCGTCAACGCGACCAACCTGCTCGCCTTCGACGCCCATCTGACGTGGGGCGTCGAGCGGGTCAAGGGGCTCGCCAAGTTCGCCGGACAGGGCCTGTGGAACACCAAGATCTCCGGGCAGGGCTGGGTCGCGCTGACCTCCCGTGGCAAGCCGATCGTCGTGGACTGCGGCGGCGGTGAGGACGAGACGTACGTCGACCCGGACGCGCTCGTCGCCTGGTCCCCGAACCTCAAGGTGAAGGGCAAGCGCAGCTTCAAGGCGCAGTCGCTGATCGGACGCGGCAGCGGCGAGGCGTTCCAGATGGCGTTCTCGGGGACGGGCATCGTCGTCGTCCAGCCCAGCGAGGACAGCACCGACCGTCTCCGAGTCCGGGGCTGA
- a CDS encoding TerD family protein: MAREFQRGHKAKISDLTAGTDLYVGVQIAGPGLTFDISCFGLDADERLSDDQYFVFFNQPKSPEESIQLLGAQAGDTESFRVTLDRIPAQIQKLSFTATLDGAGQMSQIAPGYLRIVAGGEEVARYSFSGAEFSTERAVMLGDFYLKDVWRFAAVGQGFDGGLDALLKNFGGQVAEEEPAAQQPQAAAAPSFAPPAQATAPPAFGAPSAPAPAPAPAAQGFAPPARTTPPPAPAPAPSVHAAPTIVAPLHTPPGGSVPPPGPAPYAQPPGQPGPPPGYGQQPPGQTAPLPPGYGQQAPPAPPGYGQQAPTAPPGYGQQPPYGQVPGQIPGQPGAPSPYGVPQGAPQGAAGVSAALQAFKETPTGQRWTQQNKKMVRVDLGAGGDQAVLARQGSMVLYQGKVDFSYKGAGFAGRIVGNATGQEMQLMRCSGRGQVFLAENGAHVHPIELQGDGICVSAESVLAFDETLQYEVRRIEGHGIPGGALFTMQFQGTGTIVVKTHGAPVVLPVTPTTFADCNAVVAWSAASQVIVSSQVRMRRNAYPGDTGESVNLQFRGAPGNFIVVQPYEV, translated from the coding sequence ATGGCCAGGGAATTCCAACGCGGCCACAAGGCCAAGATCAGTGACCTCACCGCGGGCACCGATCTGTACGTAGGTGTGCAGATCGCCGGCCCCGGACTGACCTTCGACATCAGTTGCTTCGGCCTGGACGCCGACGAACGGCTCTCGGACGACCAGTACTTCGTCTTCTTCAACCAGCCGAAGTCCCCTGAGGAGTCCATTCAGCTCCTCGGTGCCCAGGCGGGTGACACGGAGTCCTTCCGTGTCACGCTCGACCGGATCCCGGCGCAGATCCAGAAACTGTCGTTCACGGCGACGCTCGACGGCGCCGGGCAGATGTCCCAGATCGCCCCCGGATATCTCCGCATCGTCGCGGGCGGCGAAGAGGTGGCCCGGTACTCGTTCAGCGGCGCGGAGTTCTCCACGGAGCGTGCCGTGATGCTGGGCGACTTCTACTTGAAGGACGTCTGGCGGTTCGCCGCCGTGGGACAGGGCTTCGACGGCGGGCTCGACGCGCTGCTGAAGAACTTCGGCGGCCAGGTCGCCGAGGAGGAGCCCGCCGCGCAGCAGCCGCAGGCCGCCGCCGCGCCGTCCTTCGCACCGCCGGCCCAGGCCACCGCGCCCCCTGCGTTCGGCGCGCCGTCCGCACCCGCGCCCGCCCCGGCGCCCGCGGCACAGGGCTTCGCGCCGCCGGCGCGAACCACACCGCCTCCCGCCCCGGCGCCCGCGCCCTCGGTGCACGCCGCGCCGACCATCGTCGCGCCCCTGCACACTCCGCCTGGCGGAAGCGTGCCGCCCCCGGGCCCCGCACCGTACGCCCAGCCTCCGGGGCAGCCCGGTCCGCCGCCGGGCTACGGCCAGCAGCCTCCCGGCCAGACGGCTCCCCTGCCGCCCGGTTACGGCCAGCAGGCCCCGCCGGCGCCTCCGGGTTACGGCCAGCAGGCCCCCACCGCACCCCCCGGCTACGGTCAGCAGCCGCCGTACGGCCAGGTCCCGGGCCAGATTCCGGGCCAGCCGGGCGCACCCTCCCCGTACGGCGTTCCCCAGGGAGCCCCGCAGGGTGCTGCCGGTGTGTCGGCCGCGTTGCAGGCCTTCAAGGAGACGCCCACCGGTCAGCGCTGGACCCAGCAGAACAAGAAGATGGTCCGCGTCGATCTCGGCGCGGGCGGTGATCAGGCCGTCCTGGCGCGTCAGGGCAGCATGGTGCTCTACCAGGGCAAGGTCGACTTCAGCTACAAGGGCGCCGGCTTCGCCGGGCGGATCGTGGGCAACGCGACCGGCCAGGAGATGCAGCTGATGCGCTGTTCGGGTCGCGGCCAGGTGTTCCTCGCCGAGAACGGCGCCCATGTGCACCCCATCGAACTCCAGGGCGACGGGATCTGTGTGTCCGCCGAGAGCGTCCTCGCCTTCGACGAGACGCTGCAGTACGAGGTCCGCAGGATCGAGGGGCACGGCATCCCCGGGGGCGCGCTCTTCACGATGCAGTTCCAGGGGACCGGCACGATCGTCGTGAAGACGCACGGCGCGCCCGTCGTGCTGCCCGTCACGCCCACGACGTTCGCCGACTGCAACGCGGTCGTCGCCTGGTCCGCGGCCTCCCAGGTGATCGTCTCCAGCCAGGTGCGGATGCGCCGGAACGCCTACCCCGGCGACACCGGCGAGAGCGTGAACCTCCAGTTCCGCGGCGCGCCCGGCAATTTCATCGTCGTCCAGCCGTACGAGGTCTGA
- a CDS encoding M48 family metallopeptidase translates to MPADPLHRAGNPQRSTTSPPPSGSGASAIEVRRSARRRRTVSAYREGDRTVVLIPARMSEAEEQRWVTVMLDKLAAQEKKRVPGDAELTERAARLSGQYFDGRARPTSVRWVTNQNTRWGSCTPSEGSIRLSHRLQGMPEYVVDYVLVHELAHLLVPGHGPRFWRLLEAYPRTERARGYLEGVVAADRLPHPPAERDE, encoded by the coding sequence GTGCCCGCCGACCCACTGCACCGCGCCGGAAACCCACAGCGCAGTACGACGAGCCCGCCGCCGAGCGGCTCGGGGGCGAGCGCGATCGAGGTCCGCAGGAGCGCGCGACGGCGCAGAACGGTTTCCGCGTACCGCGAGGGCGATCGCACCGTTGTGCTCATCCCCGCCCGGATGTCCGAGGCGGAGGAACAGCGCTGGGTGACCGTCATGCTCGACAAACTGGCCGCCCAGGAGAAGAAACGGGTGCCCGGCGACGCCGAGCTGACCGAGCGCGCCGCACGACTGTCGGGTCAGTACTTCGACGGCCGGGCCCGGCCCACCTCGGTCCGCTGGGTCACCAACCAGAACACGCGCTGGGGCTCGTGCACCCCGTCCGAGGGCAGTATCCGGCTGTCGCACCGGCTGCAGGGCATGCCCGAGTACGTCGTCGACTACGTCCTCGTCCATGAACTCGCGCACCTGCTCGTGCCAGGTCACGGGCCCCGCTTCTGGCGGCTCCTGGAGGCGTATCCGCGTACGGAGCGTGCGCGCGGCTACCTCGAAGGTGTGGTGGCCGCCGACCGGCTGCCCCATCCGCCCGCCGAACGCGACGAGTAG
- a CDS encoding TOMM precursor leader peptide-binding protein: MHPIVKPALRRGWRDLNTVQFGMAPAHAIILGPVDTATGAFLDLLNGTRGLPLLRDEGRRMGFPDGHVDGLLERLARSGLLDDTTGGGPAADALRKKKAVLDRLRPDLASLSLVAPEPGEGMKRLAARRSLRVQVRGAGRVGVALASLLAGAGVGEVDVRDSGCVEPWDVAPGGLPAESIGERREEAARRAVRRAAPDRPPRTTPDGEELGLSLVILTPRDGLAVHAPDPVATEPLITSGTPHLYAGVVEGTGVVGPLVLPGDTGCAGCLDQGRVDRDPTWPRLLAQWRSGQQRQVPACDLALAAGVAGMAAGHALAFLDGALPSSAGARWEASVPGFDWHSRPVWSHPACPCGAAEKGKKGERASEDGESHETMAGQQPYAARLSGTWRAHV; encoded by the coding sequence ATGCATCCGATCGTGAAGCCCGCGCTTCGGCGTGGCTGGCGAGATCTCAACACCGTCCAGTTCGGAATGGCACCCGCGCACGCGATAATCCTTGGCCCGGTGGACACGGCGACGGGCGCCTTCCTCGATCTCCTCAACGGGACACGCGGGCTGCCGCTCCTGCGCGACGAGGGACGCAGGATGGGGTTCCCCGACGGCCATGTCGACGGACTGCTGGAGCGGCTGGCCCGGTCCGGTCTGCTGGACGACACGACGGGAGGCGGCCCGGCTGCGGATGCCTTGCGTAAGAAAAAGGCGGTCCTCGACCGGCTGCGCCCCGACCTCGCGTCCCTCTCCCTCGTCGCTCCCGAACCGGGCGAAGGTATGAAACGCCTGGCCGCCCGCCGCTCACTGCGCGTACAGGTGCGAGGCGCCGGCCGGGTCGGAGTGGCCCTGGCCTCGCTGCTCGCCGGCGCGGGCGTCGGCGAGGTCGATGTCCGCGACAGCGGCTGCGTCGAGCCATGGGACGTCGCACCGGGCGGCCTGCCCGCCGAGTCCATCGGCGAGCGCCGGGAGGAAGCCGCCCGGCGCGCCGTGCGCCGAGCGGCACCGGACCGTCCCCCGCGGACGACCCCGGACGGCGAGGAACTCGGACTGTCACTGGTGATCCTCACCCCGCGGGACGGCCTCGCCGTCCACGCGCCCGACCCGGTGGCGACCGAGCCGCTGATCACCTCGGGGACACCGCATCTGTACGCGGGTGTCGTGGAGGGGACGGGTGTCGTGGGCCCTCTGGTCCTGCCGGGCGACACGGGCTGCGCGGGCTGTCTGGACCAGGGGCGCGTCGACCGGGATCCGACCTGGCCACGCCTGCTCGCGCAGTGGCGCTCCGGTCAGCAGCGCCAGGTCCCGGCGTGCGACCTCGCGCTGGCGGCCGGCGTCGCCGGAATGGCCGCGGGTCACGCGCTGGCCTTCCTCGACGGAGCGTTGCCGTCAAGCGCCGGAGCACGCTGGGAGGCGTCCGTACCGGGCTTCGACTGGCACTCGAGACCGGTCTGGTCGCATCCCGCATGCCCCTGCGGCGCAGCGGAGAAAGGTAAGAAGGGGGAGCGCGCCTCGGAGGACGGGGAGTCGCACGAGACAATGGCGGGGCAACAGCCGTACGCGGCTCGGCTGTCCGGTACTTGGAGGGCGCATGTCTGA